CATCCTAATTGTATCTAGATGGGTCTGAACTAGTTTAGTTTGATTCTGAACTGGTTTCAGATGAATCTGAAACACTTGGGTTCATTCAGGTCAGTTTGAAACTGGTTTAGGTTGGTTAGAGAATAAATTTTTGGAACTGGTCTGGATTGGTTCTAAAGGGTCTGCGTTGGGTTAGAAATGGCTTCGGCTGGATGTGAAATGTTTGGGACAGTTGTAATCCTCAGGATAGTTGGGGTCACTTTGGAACTGGTTCAGGTTGATTCTGAAATGGTTCAGATTGGCTGCGTACTGATTCAGGATTGTTTATAactggtttgtgttgttttttcttttataaacaGTGAAACTGGTTTGAACCGTTGTGATGTGGTGCTGTGTCGAGCAGCAGCCTTAAGGACGGAAGATCGACGCATAAAGCGTTCGAGTCAGAACgttcagacaggaaatgaagcaaACTCAGTCCGACAGGTTTCTGCCGACGAGCTGACCACctctagtgttttgttttttataatcTGCCATTTACAGATTCACCTTGAACGGGGGGGGTGGACAAttaggaaaaagacagagagacgcgCACCACTGCTGCTACTGTGCACCATTGTTACAATCAAGGCACCAATCACAGAGCATGTTGGACGGCGAGTGAAGTGTATGAATCAGTGGGCTATCGAACTCATGAAACAAGGAATCAGAAAACAGAATTCAGTATCTTTCCACCGCCCGTGCGACTAACTACAACATGAAAAAACCAGCGTGTCTCATCTTCAGAGACGTTAGTATTCTGGGACGTCAGGTGACACGAAAGCTAGAAACCGCTGACCCGAAGCTCGTGGCACCGCGGCCCTCTGAAACAAGCAGTTCACTCCAAAAACAAACTCAACTGGGCGTCTTCACACAGGAACAGCTTTGGACTTCAAACACCACATTTCCTCTGTCCGTGCTCTACCACGAGCCACAGTGAGTCCGGCGGGCTCCCCGCAGGACCCTGAGGACACGgcagtttcagtttcttttgAAGTTCACTGCCTGTCTCACCGTGAGTTCACACTGCGAGCAACGCAATAGTGAACCAGTCGGGGAGAAAGGCATGATGGGAGCTTTCTCCACAGGCCTGTTGAGCTGTGGGACAGAGACGAGCCAGGAGCTGATCTCCACCTGCCAGCGTGACTTTGGTACATTCTAGTGCTAAAATGATTTGTGGGTTCACAGATGAACGTTAACAGTTTGGTGACTGGTTCCGACTCCTTCAGCGTGAGGATCTGCTCATTTTCGTCTTTTAACTCTTTGCaggtttattttcctgtttgatGTACCAAATAACCTGAATTCCAAATATCAcctgtataaaaaaaaccctggctTCTTTATAAATACTCTAAATCATAATATACAACTTGTTAGCTATTTTGCTGGTTAGCTATGATGGGCGTCTGACTGCTCGAGTGGCTGAAGCTGAACTTTTCAGCATCAGCTGTGACAGTCGACAGCCAGGTTTTAAAACTTGATCGTTTCCCGCCTTACATGATTGTTTGACTCTGATTTTTATCTGACAAACATCAAGAAGACGTCTCATAAAATCCTGATTCAAAGCTGTATTAACCTAATCTCATCTCATCAAAGTAAAAAGTCCTAACAGACCAATCACCAGCCCCGCTGCTCGCAGTATGAACGCCCACTTAGGTTATGCATATACATAAAAAGTGCAGATTAAAAACTTTTTGGGGTTCAAGTGCATACATTTGTTCTCACATTTATGGCTTTTTTAAGTAACAAACTAGTATAAATGGAGACGACGGGTTGGGTTGTCCCTATAGTCTCTTGGTGTGCTTGGAGTTATAGTGGCTCCTCATGTCTTTACGGAGGCGGAACTTCTCTCCACAGACGCCGCAGATGTACAGATGGACGTCCATgtgtttctccagctgctctccACCAGGGAAGATCTGGAAACACACCTGGCAGATGGTTTCCCCAGCGGACAGGTGGGAGATCATGTGTCGGACATGGTCGTGTTTAAGGAAGGTTCCCTGGTCGCAGACTGGGCACACGTAGCGCGCCATGCCTTTGTGCATGTCGGTGTGCAACCTGAGCTGGCGTTCCCGCAGAAACTGCTTCCCGCAGGTCTGGCAGGTGAACTGCTTCTCCTTGGTGTGGACGGTGTAGTGCTCCCGCAGGTGGCAGCGCTGGTAGAAGCCTTTGCCGCAGATGCTACAGAAGTGTTTACGGCGGTGATCCGGTTCGGCcccctcctccagcagcacagGGCGAAACAGCTCCTGTTCGTGGCAGGACAAGGCGTGCTCCAGCGCCAGGCTCTCGTTCTGGAACAGCAGACCGCAGTTAGGGCAGGCCAGGTCAGTGGCCTCCAGCAGGCCCTCCTCCATCCCCTGCGGCTCCTCCAACAGGGACGCCTCGTCCTCTCCGTGGGAGTCTGACTCACCGCCGTGGGATTCTCCACAGCGCTCTGCGTGCTCCTGGAGCTGCCGACCTTTGATCAGCACCTGGCCACACCGTCCACAGGCACATATATGGCCCATGTGATTAGACAGGTAGTGGGCTGACTTGTCCTCCTCCGTTAACAGAGCACCACACAGTTCACAGGGGGCACAGTCGATGTCCTGTTTCTCATCTTTGATTTTCCGAAGCTTTGCTGGAATCCCTGATTCATCGCTGCTGGCTGTGTGGACTTCAAAAGGGTCGCTGCTGTTCTCTAAGCCTGAGACGCCGGGCTCCGGTTCACGGTCCGATCCCGTTTTCTCCCTCAGCAAGTCTTTACGTGCGACATCGCCGAACCGTGTGCTACAGTCTCTCGTGGTGTGTTCACCAACCCGGACCACCTCAATGTCAGGGAACATGCTTTCTTCTGGTTCTCTCTTGATGGACACGCTCCTAGTCGTGCCGGGCTCACCGTCGGTCCCAGCTGCCACTGACCTGATGGTGAGATCAGAGTCGGCCTTGGTCTCAGGCCAGTCGTCCTCACCTTTACAGAGGaccctgtgttcctctgtgctcTCGGATGCAGAGCTCTCAGCTTTACTCGAGTCATTGTCTCCTTCGACATTACCTCTTGGGGGATGATAGGCCTTCCGGTTAGTGCAAGTCAGGATGTGCTCGATTAAAAGCTTCTCgcagctgaagacaaagccacaGTCGTCGCAGGTGTAGGTGCGGCCGAACCGAGGACGGTCTTTAAGAGTTGAACTTCTGCCGCTGGACCGCTTTCTCAGGTCACACGGCTGCTCGACTGCTCCGTCCGCAGCCGGTGGTGCCACTATCAGAGGAGTGGTCACCACCTCTTCCGCCACCACTGGCCTGGTGACTGCTGCCGGCACAGCTGGACGACCGGTGTTGCTGCTGACCGGTTTCGGTACACGCTCCACTTCCGGTGCAGCTGGCCTCTGCTGTTCGTACATTCGGACTCCAAACATCATTTTCCCACCTACAGGACCGGTGGAGGAActggacgaggaggaggaggaggccgagGAGGACGGGGTGAGGTTTGAGCTTCTGATGTCCCTGAGATCCTCCAGCGAGTCGGGGATGTAGTACATCTGCAGGTACGCCATGGAGGCCTTGAGCTCCTCAAACTCGTAGCTCCCCACGACGATGCGTCCGAGGTACATGAGCTGCAGGATGAGGTCGAAGCACTCGGCACTGATCTGCATGTTGCTGAGGTCCAGACGACCCGCCCCCTGCTGGTCCCGGATAAACATCATCCTGAAGTAGGAGCTGCAGGCCGCCAGGACGGCCTTGTGGGCCCTGAAGTAGATGTCACCGATGGCAATGAGGCAGTCGCAGAGGAAGCCCCACTCCCGCTGGTTGTTGAGCTGCTGGAGGACGTGATCACTGTGGCTCGGCCTCGCCATCGCCctgcagaaaacagaggaaaccatgaAGAGACATTAAACGGCTGCATTCTTTCAGCTGCGAGGTTTCTCTGTGGTCGACTTCATTATGCTGCACACTATTTCACAACGTTTGGCTGGTTGCGCTCAGCGAGGCAGAACCAGCTCTCAGGCCTGTTATGACTCATCAAGATCAGAATAATGAGGAGATCTGATGTGAAATCTTTATCCTGTTAAATCCTGTTAAATCAAACTTCATCAGCAGAAATCAGCTCAGAGTTCAGGGGATTTCTCAGCACCGAGTACACCTCACAGCTCTCTGTGAACCAGTGGATCATCAGTTTGGGCAGGAAAGTGAACCTGGTCGtttcacactgtctcacactgtctcacacGTTTACATGGATGCAGGGCCAGCTCTGGTGTTGAACTTATTTCTGCAGTTTGCtgtaaaaatgactgaaatgattttgTAATGAAATTTTATGATATCAGTTTGTTCTGATTGGAACCAAAACATCACAGGACCCACAACACAAGTCAGCCTGAAACTGATTAGATGTTAATCTCATTACAAAACATTACAtcactgtggacacacacacacacacagctgtcactgaTGATCTACATTAAACCCTgttaaatggactgcatttatacaCAGCTTTTCTGGTCTTTCTGACCACTCAAAGCACTTTTAcactacaagtcacattcacccattcacacacacacattcacacacccaTGTATGTTGTCTATGGACACTTGGACATGCAGACCAGAGGAGCCGGGGATGAAACCACCGACCTTCTGATCAGTGGACTTTGGTTCGACGGAGCTGCAGAGGTGAAAGTTCATCTGCTGAACTACTGTGATTTTACTTAACACCTTATTCATCTGATCATTTTAACATTAACTCAGTAACTCTCTGAGTCCGATCACAGACCAGAGGTTCTGTGACGAAGCCCTGAAGGTTCAGTTAAATGGAATACCTGCAGGGATCACTCCGTTTATTGATTAGCTgatcagtaaaaataaagtcTGCTACTTTTTGCTAATCGATTCTTTCAGTCAGTTCTGAAGTAGAAAAGCAGAACGTGTCTCTGCTTCTTAAATCTcaggatttgatgcttttcgttctgattcaaacaaaaaaacctgaagAACGTTTGAATCATTTGGACCCAAACCAGTAATCAACTATCAACTATACTTATCGACGAACTGATCAACTcactgatcatttcagctccacaaacagaaaacacggGACGCGACTGTAAACTTTCACTTTAACGTTTAAATActttacatttacagaaaatTCACTTTGCTGTTCACAGAGTTTTGTTGGACTTTGACTCCAACTCCACACAGGAAAACGGTGAGTCGGTTTACCGTCAGCGCACCGCCCGCTCCCGCAGGGCCGCCGCGGACATGCGGGAACTTTCACGCATTCACCGGCTGTCAGTCACCGAGAGACCAGCCGTTAGAGGCCCGACAAAGGCCGGAGAAAAGCGGTGAACGACACTACTGAAGAGGGGAGTCTGGTTCAGGGCAGAGCGGAGGGAGAGGCCGCACAGACGAGCTAAAATGGAGATTACAGCTCGGCGGCGGTTAGCCGCGCCAAGTTAGCTGCTGTTAGCATCACTCACACCGGAAGTTACAGCGACTTCACCGCCAAGATAAAACGAGTGTAACGACAAGCAGTGAAAAACATAAGACAATGCGCACAAAGTAAATTCAACTTCGTTTTGCTAAAACTTCTACGCTAAAGTTCATTCACGTGGAGCGTACCGAGACGCCTTAAAGCACTGTTTCTGTAATTGTACtttctttgattttgaaaaGCCCCACCGGATGTAGTATATATCAATGTTAACAGCAGACGATTTTCAGCGATGTCTCCCGCAAACAGCCCCGCCGCCCCCGCACTGCCGCCCGCATTTAGCTAGCACCGACAGCAGCAGGCCGCggggattttttttctagttttctcGGCCAAGCGGCTCCGAGGGCCATACAGAAAGATGTCGACTCACCGTGGGTACCGTAGGCCGGCGGAGGAGCTGGTGCAGTCGGCGGCGGGTGTGTGGATGTTGCCGGGGCCCCGGAGTCTCCTGTCCGGAGGTTTGTTGTGCTCAGGCGGAGAGAGGAGACGAAGGAGaagcctcttcttcttctcctcctgcaggaTGAAAGAACTTCCGTACAAACTGCCGCTCTGTCAAGCCGCACATAGTCAGGAAGCccgaagaagaaagagagaatttCCGGTCAAAATACTTGCCTTCACAATAAGATTAAATCTTGAAGCGAGCCTTTTTCCGTGGGGTTTGATTTTATACTCTTTATCTTGTGGTTTATTTGAAAAGagaaatttaatttgtttgtttttctaaaagataaatgaaaatataaaacataaagacagagtAAAGAGAAAAGTAGTAAAGAGCAAGTGCAGATTGTTTTTCACTGGACTTttgtaaaaactaaaactggtttaaataaagttttatttgtgtgttgtaATAGTTTTTAATACTAATCTGtgtatttataatttttaaTCAAGCTTCCATATGGAACTATACATTTTGCACAGTCATACTGGATGTATGAATAAACTATATAATTCATAAAACAAATAACTTGTCATTGTTAGA
This genomic stretch from Toxotes jaculatrix isolate fToxJac2 chromosome 19, fToxJac2.pri, whole genome shotgun sequence harbors:
- the zbtb1 gene encoding zinc finger and BTB domain-containing protein 1 isoform X2 codes for the protein MARPSHSDHVLQQLNNQREWGFLCDCLIAIGDIYFRAHKAVLAACSSYFRMMFIRDQQGAGRLDLSNMQISAECFDLILQLMYLGRIVVGSYEFEELKASMAYLQMYYIPDSLEDLRDIRSSNLTPSSSASSSSSSSSSTGPVGGKMMFGVRMYEQQRPAAPEVERVPKPVSSNTGRPAVPAAVTRPVVAEEVVTTPLIVAPPAADGAVEQPCDLRKRSSGRSSTLKDRPRFGRTYTCDDCGFVFSCEKLLIEHILTCTNRKAYHPPRGNVEGDNDSSKAESSASESTEEHRVLCKGEDDWPETKADSDLTIRSVAAGTDGEPGTTRSVSIKREPEESMFPDIEVVRVGEHTTRDCSTRFGDVARKDLLREKTGSDREPEPGVSGLENSSDPFEVHTASSDESGIPAKLRKIKDEKQDIDCAPCELCGALLTEEDKSAHYLSNHMGHICACGRCGQVLIKGRQLQEHAERCGESHGGESDSHGEDEASLLEEPQGMEEGLLEATDLACPNCGLLFQNESLALEHALSCHEQELFRPVLLEEGAEPDHRRKHFCSICGKGFYQRCHLREHYTVHTKEKQFTCQTCGKQFLRERQLRLHTDMHKGMARYVCPVCDQGTFLKHDHVRHMISHLSAGETICQVCFQIFPGGEQLEKHMDVHLYICGVCGEKFRLRKDMRSHYNSKHTKRL
- the zbtb1 gene encoding zinc finger and BTB domain-containing protein 1 isoform X1, with the protein product MDPVGTASAHPIKLNRKQHATLPSGSLYGSSFILQEEKKKRLLLRLLSPPEHNKPPDRRLRGPGNIHTPAADCTSSSAGLRYPRAMARPSHSDHVLQQLNNQREWGFLCDCLIAIGDIYFRAHKAVLAACSSYFRMMFIRDQQGAGRLDLSNMQISAECFDLILQLMYLGRIVVGSYEFEELKASMAYLQMYYIPDSLEDLRDIRSSNLTPSSSASSSSSSSSSTGPVGGKMMFGVRMYEQQRPAAPEVERVPKPVSSNTGRPAVPAAVTRPVVAEEVVTTPLIVAPPAADGAVEQPCDLRKRSSGRSSTLKDRPRFGRTYTCDDCGFVFSCEKLLIEHILTCTNRKAYHPPRGNVEGDNDSSKAESSASESTEEHRVLCKGEDDWPETKADSDLTIRSVAAGTDGEPGTTRSVSIKREPEESMFPDIEVVRVGEHTTRDCSTRFGDVARKDLLREKTGSDREPEPGVSGLENSSDPFEVHTASSDESGIPAKLRKIKDEKQDIDCAPCELCGALLTEEDKSAHYLSNHMGHICACGRCGQVLIKGRQLQEHAERCGESHGGESDSHGEDEASLLEEPQGMEEGLLEATDLACPNCGLLFQNESLALEHALSCHEQELFRPVLLEEGAEPDHRRKHFCSICGKGFYQRCHLREHYTVHTKEKQFTCQTCGKQFLRERQLRLHTDMHKGMARYVCPVCDQGTFLKHDHVRHMISHLSAGETICQVCFQIFPGGEQLEKHMDVHLYICGVCGEKFRLRKDMRSHYNSKHTKRL